The segment AGGCCTGGTGGATGGCGAAGGGCACCAGGATCGCCAGCATCCCGCCGAACTCCAGCGGCTGCGCGGTGGTGGACCGGGGCCGGGTGAAGGAGCCGCGGTCCATGGCGGTGACCTGGGCGACGCTGGTCTGCAGGCCGGGGATGTGGATGGAGTCGGCGATGTTGGTGGCCGAGAAGAAGTCGTAGTAGCCGATCGCGGCCACGATCGTGCCCATCACGACGACCCGGCGCATCAGCACGTCGAGGCGGCCCCGTTCCTGGATTCCGGCCGAGGTCAGGACCACCAGCGACACCCACACCATGAATCCGATGAGGCCCCGGTCCGCCCCGAGGACCTCCTGATGCGAGCTCTCCCGGGACGCGTCCGCGATGTACGCCATCAGGACGGCCACGGCCAGCACGCACATCGCCACCCGCACGAGCCGGGTGCCCGGGGCGGGCAGGATGCGGCCGCCGAGCCAGGTCGCGAGGTACCACAACAGCCCCAGCAGGGCGAAGACATTGGCCGGGGTGCCGACCCCGCCGAGCGCGGGCAGGGCGAGGTTGGAGGGGATGAAGAAGGCGAGTACGAGATAGACGGTGAGGATTGCCGTGGCGTCCACCCGCCGGCTCAGCAGTTTCCTGCGGACCGGCACCCGCTTCGGGGGCTCGGCGGCGGCCGGTACTTCCTGCGGCTGCGGCTGCGGCTGCGGCACCAGGCTCGTCGTGCCGGCGCGTCCGCGCTTGCGGACCACGGCGACGCCTTCGAGCAGGATGGACAGCATGAACGCGCTGACCACGCCCAGGATGAGGACCGCCGCGATGTCCTGGTACCGGGTCTTGGACTTCGACACCGGCGTCTGCGGCAGCACGACCGGCGCGGTCTGCACGAAGTAGACCTGCGGGACCTTCGCGGCGGCCTGCAGGGCCTTGAGCTGCTCGCCGGCGAAGTCGGTCAGGGTGTTGGTCTCCTTGAGCACCTTCGCACGGTCGGTCCCGGTGACGCTGAGGGCGACCAGCGGGCTGTCGCTGTTGGACGCGAAACCGGCCGTGTACTGGTCCGTCACGCCGCGGCCGTGCAACTCCTTGGCCGCGTCGCTCGATTCCAGGGTCCTGATCAGCACATCGGCCGTGACGACCAGCGAACCGCCCGCGTTCGAGATGGGATTGCCGAAGGTGGGGGCCAGTTGCGCGACGGCCCTGGAGTCCAGCAGCGCGACCGAGCTCTGCGACTGGTAGGAGACGGGCACGGTCACGTACAGATAGGCGCCGCAGAGCACGCTGAGCAGGGTGAAGGGCACCATGAAGTACCAACGCCTGCGCAAGATGGCAAATATCTCGCCTATGCTCACAAAACCTCCCCGCATCTGGTGGCGGCCCGCCGCACGTCCTGCCAGTATCGGTGCTGACGGAAGGAAGTCCTGTGTCGCCTGGGAACGTCGCCGACGCTCTGATCCGCCGCTGGTACATCGTGGTGGTAGCGCTGCTGCTGACGGCCGCCGGGGGTTACCACGTCTACCGCCCCGCTTCCCAGTACGCCGGCTCCGCCGTGGTCGTCCTCAAGCCGCCGGTGACCGGTAACCAGCCCAACCAGCTGGCCAATCTGCAGCCGCCGCTCGCCGTGGTCTCCTACGCGGTCATCCA is part of the Streptomyces sp. NBC_01262 genome and harbors:
- a CDS encoding O-antigen ligase family protein, with product MRRRWYFMVPFTLLSVLCGAYLYVTVPVSYQSQSSVALLDSRAVAQLAPTFGNPISNAGGSLVVTADVLIRTLESSDAAKELHGRGVTDQYTAGFASNSDSPLVALSVTGTDRAKVLKETNTLTDFAGEQLKALQAAAKVPQVYFVQTAPVVLPQTPVSKSKTRYQDIAAVLILGVVSAFMLSILLEGVAVVRKRGRAGTTSLVPQPQPQPQEVPAAAEPPKRVPVRRKLLSRRVDATAILTVYLVLAFFIPSNLALPALGGVGTPANVFALLGLLWYLATWLGGRILPAPGTRLVRVAMCVLAVAVLMAYIADASRESSHQEVLGADRGLIGFMVWVSLVVLTSAGIQERGRLDVLMRRVVVMGTIVAAIGYYDFFSATNIADSIHIPGLQTSVAQVTAMDRGSFTRPRSTTAQPLEFGGMLAILVPFAIHQAFDPVRRHLHVVRRWGPVLIMAGALPLTVSRTSIIGMLLIALVMVPRWKPQRRWAALGLMTASVAGFKVIIPGLIGTITTLFATFINNSDSSTQARTVKYSAIVPYLEERPLFGRGFGTFTPDLYFFTDNQYMLTLAEMGLLGLIALFTLFITGIHQGGSIRRLARTESDRELGQAFFASALVALVISATFDSLSFPMFAGMFFLTLGAGGSYLGFIRREAVAPAAVSLVKAERPVPQLVESSR